Part of the Impatiens glandulifera chromosome 8, dImpGla2.1, whole genome shotgun sequence genome is shown below.
TCAAACCCTAGAGGCATCTGGCCTAAAGAAGTTTCTCGAAAGAACTAGTAGTGTCCACGAAGTAGAGGTATGCCAGTTCTTCTCGACAGAGAAGATCGTCGAGGACAACATCCAGTGCTGGGTGAAAGGCACTGGATCACAATTTTCGAAAAGGCGTTCGCCGAATACTTTGAGCTTCCGACGGAAGGGCTCATAGTGTTCGACCAAATTTCGACAGACTCTATTAAGGAGATGTGTACGGTCTTCTCGGATGTCTCTCAACCCATTCCGACTCATTGAAAGAAGAAGTTCATGAAACCTGAATATTGTTTGCTCAACGACATTGTTGCAAAATCCCTTCGAGCGAAGGTAGGGTCCTTCGATGCTTACACACATAACCATTttgagataatggtggccatcaccAAAAGAATGATTATCAACTAGTCATCGGTTCTATTCACAACCCTAGTGGTCATGGTGACGCACCCGAAGAAGCAGCATCCTGGATTTACTATGCAGATCAGTAGGTTGCTCGAGCACTTCGAGATAAACGCAGGGAAGGGAGTGAACGTCCATGCATCCAGAATTCTAACCATCAAGACGGTCAGTAACTATATTCTCAGGTTACAAGGGGTGCAGGATTCCAACCTTGAAATATCCACATAACAGTCAAGTGGACAGTCCTCAACCCTCTCCCGGCTTCCAACACCAGTAAAGAGAAGGATGTTAAGACTTGATGAATCTGCTGATAGCTCAAGCAACAGAGCTCCTGACACAGCAGAAGAGTTAGCAAAGATTATTTCTAAGGCCAAGAGGACCCGACTAGAGGAAACCACAACAGAAGAGGTAGCAGCATGCCCTACTACAACTTCTAAGGTATCCCCTGTAGTGGGACCTACCGAAACGTCAACTGAACGTCCGGCTGAAGTACCAGCTGATAACCTTGTTGAAGCACCAGCTGCGGCATCAACTAAGGACCATGATGCAGGAACTTCACTAGCAATTATTCCATTAATAGATGCCTCTCCAATAGTTACCAAAGCATTAGTTCCAGCTGTTAGAGGTATCATTATAAACGAACCAGTCCAGACTATTGAACGACACGCTGAAGTTACAAGTAAAGGAAAAGAAGTTGTGGTCTTTCAATCCAAGGCTCCCTCCATAGAACAACTAAACTATGATCAAATAATGGAGGAGATCGAAGAAAAAGTGGAGGAATGGATGAAACTTTTTGACAATTAGAGCAATAGGAGGCTCCACAACAGGTTTCTGATTTCTTAGTAGTAGATATGATTGATGGGCTAATCTCTCTAGAGAACGCAGTCCTGAAGTGGTCTGCCACTACTAGTATACAAGAGGTCCTCCAAGGAGGGAGTTAGTTGAAGTTTCCGTTAGAGGAGCTCACATGCACAAAATATTTCTATAGAGGATGGCTAATTACAGGTCATTGGAGAAAACTGTATGGTTGGATGCCAGAATTAATGAGAAGCTGAAACAGACCCTGGAAACACTTAACTCGAGATCCATGACAATCAGACATGGTACTGAGTCTTCCGGAACTACTAGGCCACAAGGGGCACCAATCAATATATCCATTGCTAATCCTTTGTCCTCCCATTCAATGGAAGTGCCTAACTCCACCCCTCCACCAGAGTCAGCTCTAGTCCAATTAGTGCTTTCCAGCCAAACTGTTGGGCATCAACGCCAAGCTGCCGAGCATCAACTCCCAACTTCCGAACAACAACCCTCAACAATAGAGCAACACACTTCCCCGGCTGCATCAAGTCACTCTGCAACAACAACTAAAATATTCAAAGACAATTGTGCAGAGATTGAGTAGTTCGACTTTTCATCTCCAGCACTGACACAAGTGCCTACTCCCTGATCCTCTCCATCTCCAAGAGGGCCTATGCCAGTTGTTGACCAGGTGAACAGATTCTTCCCTTACAGATATTGCCAACTATCTCCCCACATCAACAATCGACTTCTCATTCAGTAGAGGAGTCATCCTAAAAGACAGTGGATTTTCGTGGCTGTATCCAAGACTCCCTCGCTCCATTGCAACAAAGCATTGCAACTATCTTTAGAGAAATGGAATCCCTTAAGGAGCAGGTGTCAGCTGCCTCGACTACATCAGCCCAGGACAAAATCCTTAGCCAAGTCACAAATGGGAGTATTGAGATTACAATTATCAAAGAATCAATGAGCAGGCTCAAACACATTCTAAACAATTCTCTCGACAATTACAACAGAGAGCTCTCTGCGAAGATCGATACTATCGGAATGCAGATTGCCAAAGTAACAAATTTCCTTAACCAAACAAGGGATAATCGACCAGGAGTTGCTGATGTTAAAAAGAGGGAAAGTAGTAGAGTGGGAAGAGCGGTGAGGGGGAAACCTGAAAGAGGAAGGTAGTAGAGGAAGAGAAGCCAACTGAAGGTTCAAACAAACTACAAAGGgggaataattaaaaaggggGAAACTTATATTCTGAATATTTTGCTTATttatgtctatatatatatatatatatatctttagtTTCCTACTAATCATAACTTAagtttaacatcatcaaaaagggaaaaactgttatagtaaattaaaaatggaaaagggggaaaatattaaattaatattaaaggagaaattgttaattaagttgaattatgaaaaacgttttaattgataaaaatgaacttaggataattaaaatgaacccACATAGtttgataaatgaataaaactaagttagcAATGTTTTAAATGTGCAGGTAAATTCAAAGACTTTGGCAGCAAACTTACTCAATCAGCTAAAGAAGCGCTGACATATGAAGAAGCGCTGACAACTGAGTTACCATCAACAGAGCTGAAGAAGCATTGACAGTTGAGTTGCCATCAGTAAagctgaagaagcgctgacagTTGAGTTGCCATCAGTAAagctgaagaagcgctgacaaCAGAGTTGTCATCAGCAAAGTTCGTCATCAGCTGAAAATGCACTAACAACTGAGTTGCCATCAACAAAGTTCTATCAGTTGAAGATGTGCCAACAATTGAGTAGTCAACAACTGAGTTCGTTATCAATAGAGTAACTCATCATCTAAGTTCCCATCAAGTGAATTTTCTATCAACTGAGTGCGCTATCAGCAAAGCTCTCCATCAGTAGAGCTCGCTATCAACTGAGTTTTACATCAGCTGAATGCTCATCAATTAAGTCAAGCAGCTGAGAACGCATATATTACAATACGACAAAAATGTACAACCACCTATTTGCTCTAACATGCAAAACGATAAATGAATATTCTACTCTACTACACACTACAATCTTGTATGCCACGCACTAACGAATATTCCTTTTGTTTGCACACTACCCCGTACGCCAGGCATACGACGAACGTACCAGCGCCACGTATCAACAAATTAGATTTGACTGTTGccatatagaaaatataaaaagacaTCAAAGGAGAACGACGAATTCTCTCTATTCTCTCGGTCATCTCTCAATTCAATAAGCTCTCGATTCTTAGCGATATACGGATGTCATACGATATACATTGATCgataatctattttattatttgataaacatTTTACTTGTGTAAGTTGAGCAGAGAGTCGTTTGTTCAACAAGATAGTGTAAGAGATAGGAGTTCAGACAAACAAGTGATAAGACCTGTAATCTGAGTGAGTttgtgtagaggctatacaaatcaaaatcTTCTGAGGTGTGTTTGGtgagggggaattggaattggaattgaaggGGTCAATTCCAATTATGATGTTTGTTTGAAGAATTAAATATAGGAATtggatttagaatttaaattccGATGGAATTATAAACCATGTATTTATTACCTTTTGAATTCCGGTCAAATCATGTaagaattctaatttcaatcaAACGGACCATACCCATTTTCCCCATAACCCATTTCTCTTCACCTCTCTCTCTCCTTCCCCATTTTCCATTCACCTCCCCATTTTCCACCCGTATCATTTTCCCCAATCTTATTTCCCCCaatcttctttctcttctcttctgtAAAAATATCTCATTGGCAGCGACGATCTCTCACTGACGGGGCGACGATCTCTCACTGGCTTCAACATCAGGCACCTTTTATATATCTCTTCAATGCCCattggaaacactttctatttttttttctggaTCTGAATGCGTTTTGATATTCCTTTTGTTGAGTTTTATTCAATTGAGAATATTAACCTTTCGTCAATACATAAATCATATGAAAATTTGAAGTAAAAAACTTGTATTGATGATATGAACATACAAATGGATCAGTAGTCAGAAGAAGATGCTGAATAGAAGAAGAACTGATAGGATTCTGATCAGATTTCCAGATTTCTAAATAcagattcaaatatttattcaaatatttataaaatgcgAGCTGCTGACTTCCAAATACATATTCAAATTAGACTTCCAAATAcagattcaaatatttattcaaatcataTGAAATGCGAGTTGTTGACTGTTGTAAATCCTATCTCCTCGAAAATTTTTCTTACTTATATAtagattcaaatatttatttagaaaaagatATTTGATCCGATCCACGTGTTTTGCAATAGGATTTTAGTGATGTCATGTATTTGTGGAGTAGTAGTAGACCCTTTGTTTTTTGTATGCGATGgtttatgattataaaaaaagattGTGGCTATTTATGGGGCATATGGTAAGATTAGATTATGTAGATTAGGATAAGTGTTAGTTAGATAAATATGTTTGTTAGTATCTAGTAAGATTATGGCTATTTATTAGTATTTGAATCATAGTACGTAGGATTAGGAGTCATATGAGGATTATTAgtatttaatctcttttttgAGATAAATCAGGTTATTTGGAGTTAGAATCAAATAGAGGGTAagttggttgatgatttgaaacaTGAGATAGATTAACACATCCTCAATACCTTTTAGGTCTCCATATTGCAATTGTGGATTGGTCGCCATTAATTGCAATTGTGAATAAAAACATCATATGATACATATAaaccttatttaatttaatttattttgcagAACGTGGTATTTGATTATTAATGGATGATAACAATTTAGTACaagtaaaaaaagaagattattTCTTGATGTGATAACTCAAACCAATATTGCAATTGTGGATTGGTTACAAAACCAACTTATACCAAGAGTTCCACTATATGACACTGAGGAAAATAAtgcattaagaaaaatattgttaaaaagaTTATATGGAGAAAAAGGCCAGACTTGTTTTGACTTATTACAATTCATAAAACACAGTTTCACTATTTTTATGAATTGTTGCGTGAAGAGGGTTTACACGATAGTAGCAATGTGATTGTTGAAGAATCTGTAGCCATGTTCTTACTTGTACTGGGACATGGAGTAAAACTTCGGGTACTTGGAGATATTTATATTCGTTCATTAGAGACAATTAGTAGGCGCTTTCATGAAGTACTATGATTGGTTCTCAGTTTAAGTAAGAATTTTATAAGATTACCTAAACAAGTTGAGAATGTTGATGAGAATGATCATAAATAGATGTGGTTCAAGGTTAGTACCAAAATTAAGTTTGACATATATTTGtagattattttagaaattatatagtttgattttaaattttttaggaTTGCCTTGGAGCTTTGGATGGAACAcatgttgagatgactattccACTTAAGTATCAAGGTAGATGTCGAAATAGGAAACAACAGATAACAACTAATGTTTTGGGAGTATGTGATAGAAAAAGTTTGAAATTTCTTTATGTTCTTCCTAGATGGGAATGTTCATCAtcaaatttaaaagttttacGAAGTGCATTAGTGAGAGAAAGGGATCCATTTCTTGTGCTGTATggtattgttttttaaattttatttatattagtagCATTAAGAAGATACTAATAAACTTGAATTTTATTTAGGAAATTATTATCTAGTTGATGTTGGATATGCAAATACTCCAGGATTTTAAGCGCCTTGTCGATCTACTCGTTATCACCTAAATGAATGGTCGAGTCATGACAATCGTCCTTCTAACTATAAGGAATTATTTAACCTATGACACTCTTTAGCAAGAAATTCTGTAGAGAGAACATTTGGATTGCTGAAAAAATGATGGACAGTACTTCGCCAACCATCATTTTTGGTACTAATACACATGtgattttttataacataattataagaattggtcatattatttttttgacatagatacataaatatttgtctcaataattaatttacttgAATGTCAGGTTCgtattattaatgtttgttgtgttcttcataaCTACATTCGTGAAATTATAAGTGAATTGGATTATCCATTGTTGCATGAGGTTGATTGTGATTTGGCACAACAATCAAATGAAGTATTTGATGTGGACTATCAAGATGTCATAACAAATGTACAAGGTGGTAGTCAATGGACAAATTTTAGGGATGATATGGCAAGGGAGATGTATAACCAATATCAAGTTAGGAGTGGTAGAACTTAGTTACATGTTTTTAGTGATTTTATATCTACTTGAACAGTTTATGTTAAACTAGTATAATTGTGGTGAtgtatatcttcttttatcaatataaaatctttgttgGTGTCTTTTCTAATCAATCTTATATTTTCACTTTctattttgaaaagataaagaGAATGAAGACTAAATCATATCTCAAATGGACATCAATGATGGATAATGTGCTAACAAATGTATTGCTTGAGCAACATAATTTGGGAAATCATCCTCCTAACGGATGGAAATCTGTTGCATATGTTGTTGCGGTTAGTGCATATATTACACAATCAATGTAATGCTAATGTTAGTAGGGAAAATATACAATCGCGACTTAAGACTTAGGATAAACATTACGCTGTTATAAGTGTTATGCTTGGTACGAGTAGATTTGGATGGGATTGGGATAGAAAAGTGGTGAAAGTTGATAGTGAAGAAGTTTGAACAGCTTATGTCAAGGTGTATTAGTTTATGTTGCTTgattcttattttaagataacacttttatatttttttttgtgacttGTTTTTAGGCACACCCAGATGTGAGTCATTATAGAAGTAAAATTGTTGAGAATTAGAAAgatttatcaattatttgtgGACAAAATAAAGCTAATGGAAGTGGAGCTGAAACAACTGATGAGGACTTCTGAAAACAGAAGAAGTGGTGACGCATGAGTttttttctccgaacatccataaaatcttgtgttgtaTTTTTATTGCTTCACTCTTTCATATATCTGACGCTTCAAATCCCGCAAACATTTTTCGTACTTAAAAcagttcaagagtttgttaCGATTTGTCCAAAAATAAAAGcaaattttcagtttttaacaggattaaaatcgcattcAAGTGGAAAATAGAACAACAGTATTCAACCCCCTTCTACTGTTGTCGTCGATCCtaacacacacatatatatatatatatatataaacagattttcagtttttaataggattaaaatcgcattcaagtgaaaaaaaaaataaaattcggtaacataatttatgaattactagcataatttttaaaacaaaaatatattataactaagATTTTTTACTAAACATCACactaaaattgaattaataattataaaattaatttttttttaataataatagttaatatttttgataatattaataaaattcataatcttttattattattattaatttaaatgtgtTAGGacataatagtaataatatactatttaatatttatattttttattttttttatttaaatattattttttaaatatttaatcagtTTGAACAGTTTTAGTGAAATGATCAACCGAACTATTATAATCGATATGGTAAAAAGAAATCAtttgaattcggtttattcgattcaatttaatttgagtgatttccaaaaacttatatttatttaccgTTAAATTAGTATCGAAAAAGCGGCGGAATATAATCGATATCATAATTTCTCACTCTCATTTCATTATACCTAATTTATGGCGTCAAAGTTATGCCGGACAAAACTCCTCCTCCGCCGCCGCCGTTCATTTCCCGGCGACAAAGCTTACTATTGTTCAATCTCAACGGAATCGTCAATCTCCGATGAATCCTTCATTGCACATCCATCCCATTATCATCTCTCCTCCATCAAATCCAAGGAACAACTACTCAAATCATATACAGTCACTCCCCCAATCAAACCTTGGCCTCAAAAACTTCATCCTAAACGTCTAATCTACATGATCACCCAGCAACAAAACCTCGACCTTTCTCTCCAAATCTTCGATTACGCAGGTAATTACCATCCAAATTATCACCACACTTACGATACCTACCATTCCATCATCCACAAGTTAGGTCGGGCTCGTGCTTTTGAACCAGTTGAAGTCCTTTTGAAAAAACTGCATCAATCCGATATCGTTTGTGGTGAAGATCTATTTATTACTGTGATCAGATGCTATGGATTTGCAGGTCGTCCGAAAGATTCGTTTCGTACATTTCTACGTATAAAAGATTTTGGTGTTCAACATTCGGTTAGGTCATTCAATACGTTGATGAATATTCTAGTTCAAAATAAACAGTTGGAGCTTGTCCATTCTGTGTTCAAGAACTGTCATAAGAAATTCGGTATCATACCCAATATCTTTACTTGTAACATTCTGTTGAAAGCATTATGTAAAATGGATGATATTCAAAGAGCGATTCAAGTCTTGGATGAAATGCCTGGGATGGGTTTGATACCTAATGTTGCTAGCTATACAACTATACTAGGTGGGTTTGTTTTCAGGAAGGATATGGTTAATGCACAGAAGGTGTTTGATGAAATTCTTGACCGAGGATGGGTTCCTGATACCATTACATACACTGTATTAATGGATGGATATTGCAGACAGGGGAAACTTCTTGAAGCTGTtaaattgatggatgaaatggatGTGA
Proteins encoded:
- the LOC124911250 gene encoding pentatricopeptide repeat-containing protein At5g16420, mitochondrial, producing MASKLCRTKLLLRRRRSFPGDKAYYCSISTESSISDESFIAHPSHYHLSSIKSKEQLLKSYTVTPPIKPWPQKLHPKRLIYMITQQQNLDLSLQIFDYAGNYHPNYHHTYDTYHSIIHKLGRARAFEPVEVLLKKLHQSDIVCGEDLFITVIRCYGFAGRPKDSFRTFLRIKDFGVQHSVRSFNTLMNILVQNKQLELVHSVFKNCHKKFGIIPNIFTCNILLKALCKMDDIQRAIQVLDEMPGMGLIPNVASYTTILGGFVFRKDMVNAQKVFDEILDRGWVPDTITYTVLMDGYCRQGKLLEAVKLMDEMDVNQVQITDVTYGVIIEAYCKEKKPVEALKLLGDMLEKKYIPSSTLCCKVIDVLCKEGRVEEACDLWKKLLRKNCTPDNAISATLIHWLCKNGKIWEARKIFDEFDKSSIPSVLTYNSLIFGLCEAGELCEAGRLWDNMVEKGCLPNSFTFNVLINGFCKVGSPKEGVRVFEEMLEKGCLPDKSTYTILIDGFFKSGLDLEAVDLLSRAAYSSVGVDIDSWTLFVNLFVKNFDATNNILDTILT